The stretch of DNA AGCTTGGTCAGCGCCAGACCTGTCAGTTCTACCGACTGGTTGAATTGTTTGGTCTGGTTGATGGCGTTCTGGCCGGTGCCGGCGTCGAGCACCAGCAACACCTCATGCGGGGCGCTTTCGTCGAGCTTGCCCATCACCCGACGGACCTTTTTCAGCTCTTCCATCAAGTTGTCCTTGGTGTGCAGACGTCCCGCCGTATCAGCGATCAGCACATCGATCCCGCGGGCTTTGGCGGCCTGCACGGCGTCGAAAATCACCGAAGCGGAATCGGCACCGGTGTGCTGGGCGATCACGGCGATCTTGTTGCGCTCACCCCAGATCTGCAACTGCTCAACGGCCGCCGCACGGAAGGTGTCGCCAGCCGCGAGCATGACCTTCTTGCCTTCAAGCTGTAGCTTCTTCGCCAACTTGCCGATCGTGGTGGTTTTGCCGACACCATTAACCCCGACCACCAAGATCACAAACGGCTGTTTGCTGCTATCGATCACCAATGGCTGCTCGACGGGCTTGAGCAGGCTGGCCAGCTCCTCCTGCAACGCCTTGTACAAGGCGCCGCTGTCAGCGAGCTCCTTGCGTGACACCCGTCGCGCGAGGTTCTGCATGATTGCCGTCGTGGCTTCAACGCCAACATCCGCTGTCAACAAGCGGGTTTCCAGCTCGTCCAGCAGGTCATCATCGATGGCCTTTTTGCCCAGGAACAAACTGGCCATGCCCTCGCCGATGCTGGCGCTGGTCTTCGACAGGCCCTGTTTGAGGCGAGCAAAAAATCCAAGCTTGGCCGGCGGCTCTGTCGTTGCGGGGACTGGCGCCGGTTCGACCGCGATCTCGGCCAGGGTCGGCGCTTCAGGCTCTTCATCGGGCTGAACGAGCTCCGGGATCGGCTCAGGCTCAGGCTCGGCATGCAGGACGGCTTCCGGCTTGATCTCTGGCGCAACCGGCTCGGGCTGCGCGATCGCAGCTTCGTCGCCGGCAGGATCAGCGGTCGGCTGCTGTTCGGTTAAAGCGGTATCGGGCTCGTCAGCGAACGGCTGGCTGTCTTCCAGCGGCTCGGCAGGCGGCGGCTCGGCGGCCGGCGTTTGCGGCTTCTTGCGCAACCAGCCAAACAAGCCTTTCTTCTCGCCAGCCGCGGCCGGCGCCTTCTTATCGTCGTTGGAACCAAACATGGAGAAGATTTTCTCAAGAGGGCGATACGCCGGCGGCCACGCCACCGGCCAGACGGAGGCTATCCTAGCACTGCGCAACCGCCGGCGCTAAGCACGGCCATCCAGCCACCACACGGCGCGATACACATAGGGCGCTGCGCCGCTTTGCCCTGGCCCCGACGCCCCAGTACCATGCCCTGCGTGTTTCCGCCTGCCGGCGCCGTCGCGGCGGGATTCATCATTAAACGAGCCCTGAATATGTCACTGACGCTACGCCGCGCCGCAGCTTTATTACTCGGCGCCCTGTACCTGCCATGGGTCATCGCGGCCGAGAGCCAACCCACCCATGAATTCGTTCTGAACAACGGCCTCAAGGTCATCGTACGTGAGGATCACCGGGCCCCGGTCGTGGTGTCTCAGCTCTGGTACAAGGTCGGCTCCAGCTACGAATCACCGGGGCAGACAGGGCTCTCCCATGCCCTTGAGCACATGATGTTCAAGGGCAGCCGCAAGCTCGAGGCGGGGGAAGCCTCGCGCATCCTTCGAGAGCTTGGCGCGGAAGAGAATGCTTTCACCAGCGACGATTACACAGCTTATTACCAGGTTCTGGCGCGTGACCGTCTGGCCGTCGCTTTCGAGCTGGAAGCGGACCGCCTCGCCAGCTTGCAAATACCGAAAGATGAGTTCGCGCGGGAAATCGAGGTCATCAAGGAGGAACGCCGTCTTCGCACCGACGACAAGCCGAGCGCTCTCGCCTTCGAGCGTTTCAAAGCCATGGCCTAC from Pseudomonas sp. DNDY-54 encodes:
- the ftsY gene encoding signal recognition particle-docking protein FtsY; its protein translation is MFGSNDDKKAPAAAGEKKGLFGWLRKKPQTPAAEPPPAEPLEDSQPFADEPDTALTEQQPTADPAGDEAAIAQPEPVAPEIKPEAVLHAEPEPEPIPELVQPDEEPEAPTLAEIAVEPAPVPATTEPPAKLGFFARLKQGLSKTSASIGEGMASLFLGKKAIDDDLLDELETRLLTADVGVEATTAIMQNLARRVSRKELADSGALYKALQEELASLLKPVEQPLVIDSSKQPFVILVVGVNGVGKTTTIGKLAKKLQLEGKKVMLAAGDTFRAAAVEQLQIWGERNKIAVIAQHTGADSASVIFDAVQAAKARGIDVLIADTAGRLHTKDNLMEELKKVRRVMGKLDESAPHEVLLVLDAGTGQNAINQTKQFNQSVELTGLALTKLDGTAKGGVIFALAKQFGTPIRYIGVGEGIDDLRTFEADAFVDALFAEKGAGGASS